The Oscillospiraceae bacterium genome has a segment encoding these proteins:
- the rpsJ gene encoding 30S ribosomal protein S10 — MAASKVKIRIRLKGYDHNLVDQAAEKIVDTAKRTGAQVSGPIPLPTEKEVVTILRAVHKYKDSREQFEQRTHKRLIDILRPSNKTVEALTSLELPAGVEIEIKL, encoded by the coding sequence ATGGCAGCAAGTAAAGTTAAGATCCGCATCAGACTGAAGGGCTATGACCACAACCTGGTGGACCAGGCTGCGGAGAAGATCGTAGACACCGCAAAGCGCACCGGCGCTCAGGTGAGCGGTCCCATCCCGCTTCCCACCGAAAAGGAAGTTGTTACCATCCTGCGTGCTGTACACAAGTACAAGGACAGCCGTGAGCAGTTTGAGCAGAGAACACACAAGAGACTCATCGACATTCTCAGACCTTCCAACAAGACGGTGGAAGCGCTGACAAGTCTTGAGCTCCCGGCAGGCGTTGAGATCGAGATTAAGCTCTAA
- the ybeY gene encoding rRNA maturation RNase YbeY — translation MESVKVVISNDQKAVKVPTGIRLLIRRCCHAVLELEHFEGSAEVSVRFVDNEQIRELNKEYRNIDRETDVLSFPLGENGVYDINHDTGAKLLGDIVISMEKAMEQAELYNHPLQREIGFLTVHSMLHLLGYDHEQGGLEEVRMREKEETVLTQIGWKRDSSYYMGDES, via the coding sequence ATGGAATCTGTAAAAGTGGTCATTTCAAACGATCAAAAGGCAGTGAAGGTGCCTACCGGTATTCGGTTGCTGATCCGCCGTTGTTGCCACGCTGTGCTGGAGCTGGAGCATTTCGAGGGCAGCGCAGAGGTGAGCGTGCGCTTTGTGGATAACGAACAGATCCGTGAGCTGAACAAAGAATATCGGAACATCGACAGAGAGACGGACGTACTTAGCTTCCCTCTGGGGGAGAACGGTGTGTACGACATTAACCACGATACCGGCGCCAAGCTGCTGGGGGATATTGTGATCTCTATGGAGAAAGCCATGGAGCAGGCAGAGCTGTATAATCACCCCTTGCAGCGGGAGATCGGCTTTTTGACCGTCCATTCCATGCTGCACCTGCTGGGCTACGACCATGAGCAGGGCGGACTGGAAGAAGTGCGTATGCGCGAAAAGGAAGAAACCGTGCTGACCCAAATCGGCTGGAAGCGGGACAGTAGCTATTACATGGGAGACGAGTCATGA
- the rplW gene encoding 50S ribosomal protein L23, with the protein MKAAQDIIIKPIITEESMTGIMMKKYTFKVAKDAGKIEIKKAVEELFPGTKVKKVNTLNVRGQKRRQGANVGYTPSWKKAVVTLTEDSKEIEFFNDMM; encoded by the coding sequence ATGAAAGCTGCACAGGACATTATCATTAAGCCGATCATTACGGAAGAGTCCATGACCGGCATCATGATGAAGAAATATACCTTCAAAGTTGCCAAAGACGCCGGCAAGATTGAGATCAAGAAGGCTGTTGAGGAACTGTTCCCCGGCACCAAGGTGAAGAAAGTAAACACCCTGAATGTAAGAGGTCAGAAGCGCCGCCAGGGCGCCAACGTGGGTTACACCCCCTCTTGGAAGAAGGCTGTGGTTACCCTCACCGAGGACTCCAAGGAGATTGAGTTCTTCAACGATATGATGTAA
- the era gene encoding GTPase Era, whose product MTRSAFIAIIGKPNVGKSSILNRLTGSKIAIVSSKPQTTRTKIMGVLTRDEVQLVFTDTPGFHHAHNKLGEHMNQAVGDTVGGVDACLFVVEPKGELNDKEQELLAMCKKQRLPVILAINKIDMLRDKTELAPRIGQLAGLYDFTAVVPCSAQTGEGMQDLLTEMERLALPSPHFFPDDTLTDQPERVLAAEMIREKILRLMDKEIPHGIAVAIEKMKERPDGSCLDVDATIYCERESHKGMVIGKGGAMLKKIATFARQDMERFFGIKVNLHTWVKVKEDWRNREGLIHNFGLDNE is encoded by the coding sequence ATGACCCGATCTGCATTTATTGCCATTATCGGCAAGCCCAATGTGGGCAAATCTTCTATTTTGAACCGACTTACCGGCAGCAAGATCGCCATTGTGTCTTCTAAGCCACAGACCACCCGTACCAAGATCATGGGTGTGCTGACTCGGGACGAGGTGCAGTTGGTGTTTACGGACACCCCCGGTTTTCACCATGCCCACAACAAGCTGGGCGAGCATATGAACCAGGCGGTAGGCGACACGGTAGGCGGCGTGGACGCCTGCCTGTTTGTGGTGGAGCCTAAGGGCGAGCTCAACGATAAGGAGCAGGAACTGCTGGCAATGTGCAAAAAGCAGCGCTTGCCGGTGATCCTGGCCATTAACAAAATTGACATGTTGCGGGACAAGACGGAACTGGCTCCCCGCATTGGCCAGTTGGCAGGGCTGTATGACTTTACGGCTGTGGTGCCTTGCAGCGCCCAGACCGGCGAGGGTATGCAGGATCTGCTGACGGAGATGGAACGCCTGGCGCTGCCGTCGCCCCATTTTTTTCCGGACGATACCTTGACGGATCAGCCGGAGCGGGTGCTGGCGGCGGAAATGATTCGGGAGAAGATCCTGCGCCTAATGGATAAAGAGATTCCCCACGGCATTGCCGTTGCTATTGAGAAGATGAAGGAACGCCCGGACGGCAGCTGTTTGGATGTGGACGCCACCATTTACTGCGAGCGGGAGAGCCATAAGGGTATGGTCATCGGAAAGGGCGGCGCTATGCTTAAAAAGATCGCCACATTTGCTCGGCAGGATATGGAGCGCTTTTTCGGGATCAAGGTCAATCTGCACACCTGGGTTAAGGTGAAAGAGGACTGGCGCAACCGTGAGGGTCTGATCCACAACTTTGGTTTGGATAACGAATAA
- a CDS encoding FkbM family methyltransferase, whose product MIDDLLTEENIWDRLRREGKPLVLYGMGDGAEKINAVLESKGMHITAVFASDDFVRGQSFLGHTVQRYREVCAQFTDFNVVLGFASQRPEVLENIARINREHPVYAPDIPVAGVGLFTREYAAAHRAEIETVYAKLADEESRRVYHSVLRYKISGKVDYLYNSFANMDEIFTEILQVNQQEILVDMGAYNGDTIRQFLQYSCGKYKSIYALEPDGKNFKKLCRSTEGMQGVHLYNKSAWNRQTTLHFNACAGRNSHLSPTGTAVEATDLDSLLQGAPVTLLKMDIEGSESKALTGAAHTIITWRPKLYVCAYHRNEDLFSLPLQILNLCPDYKLYFRHSPYIPAWESNFYCIPTHLDDNDH is encoded by the coding sequence ATGATAGACGATTTGCTGACGGAAGAGAATATTTGGGACCGACTGCGCCGGGAGGGCAAGCCCCTGGTGCTCTATGGCATGGGCGACGGGGCGGAGAAAATCAATGCCGTGTTAGAAAGCAAGGGAATGCACATCACTGCGGTCTTTGCCAGTGATGATTTTGTGCGAGGCCAGTCTTTTTTGGGCCACACGGTGCAGCGCTACCGGGAGGTGTGCGCCCAATTTACGGACTTTAATGTGGTACTGGGCTTTGCCAGCCAGCGCCCGGAGGTACTGGAAAACATCGCCCGGATCAATCGAGAGCACCCGGTGTATGCACCGGATATTCCGGTGGCCGGCGTAGGGCTGTTTACCCGGGAATACGCCGCTGCCCACCGGGCGGAAATAGAGACTGTTTACGCCAAATTGGCCGATGAGGAGAGCCGCCGGGTGTATCATTCCGTATTGCGTTACAAAATCAGCGGTAAAGTTGATTACCTTTACAATTCGTTCGCAAATATGGACGAGATTTTTACCGAAATTTTGCAAGTGAACCAACAGGAGATTTTGGTGGATATGGGTGCTTATAACGGCGACACAATTCGCCAATTTTTGCAGTATTCGTGCGGAAAATACAAATCCATTTACGCCTTGGAGCCAGATGGCAAAAACTTCAAAAAGCTGTGCCGCTCCACCGAGGGTATGCAAGGCGTTCACCTTTACAATAAAAGTGCCTGGAACCGGCAGACCACTTTACATTTTAATGCCTGTGCCGGGCGCAATTCCCACCTGTCGCCCACCGGTACGGCGGTGGAGGCCACGGATCTGGACAGCCTGCTGCAAGGCGCGCCGGTGACCCTGCTGAAAATGGACATTGAGGGCAGCGAAAGCAAGGCGCTGACCGGCGCCGCCCACACCATTATCACCTGGCGGCCCAAACTGTATGTATGCGCCTACCATCGCAACGAAGATTTGTTCTCCCTACCGCTGCAAATTCTAAACCTTTGCCCGGACTACAAGCTGTACTTCCGCCACAGTCCGTACATTCCGGCGTGGGAAAGCAATTTTTACTGTATTCCGACCCATTTGGACGACAACGACCATTAA
- the rplD gene encoding 50S ribosomal protein L4 gives MAQVQVYNQEGKKTSKLELADSVFAIEPNESAMHLAVVSYLANQRQGTQSTLTRSEVSGGGAKPWRQKGTGRARQGSTRSPQWTHGGIALGPKPRTYGISINKKVRRLAMKSALSSKVAAEEMMVVNKVELEGIKTKAVVEMLTKLKAAKKTLIVTADKDEKIYKSARNIAGVKVVTVNTLCVYDILNCDSFVVLKDAAKKIEEVYA, from the coding sequence ATGGCACAGGTTCAGGTTTATAACCAGGAAGGTAAGAAAACTTCTAAATTGGAACTTGCAGATTCCGTTTTCGCCATTGAGCCGAACGAATCCGCAATGCATCTTGCAGTGGTCAGCTATCTGGCTAACCAGCGTCAGGGCACACAGTCAACTCTCACTCGTTCTGAGGTCAGCGGCGGCGGTGCAAAGCCCTGGAGACAGAAAGGCACCGGTCGTGCCCGTCAGGGTTCTACCAGAAGCCCGCAGTGGACTCACGGCGGTATTGCTCTCGGCCCGAAGCCCAGAACATACGGCATCAGCATCAACAAGAAGGTGCGCAGACTGGCTATGAAGTCCGCGCTGTCCAGCAAGGTTGCTGCTGAGGAGATGATGGTAGTTAACAAGGTAGAGCTGGAAGGCATTAAGACCAAAGCTGTGGTCGAGATGCTCACCAAGCTGAAGGCTGCCAAGAAGACCCTGATCGTCACCGCAGATAAGGACGAGAAGATTTATAAGAGCGCACGGAACATCGCCGGCGTTAAGGTTGTGACCGTCAACACCCTTTGCGTGTATGACATCCTCAACTGCGACAGCTTCGTTGTTCTGAAGGACGCCGCCAAGAAGATCGAGGAGGTATATGCATAA
- the recO gene encoding DNA repair protein RecO: MNSTTKGLVIREQTTGENDRLVTLLTADHGLVRAFVRGGKQLKNRRAAATSLFCYGEFALYRGRDAYTVDSAAPIEVFFGLRQDIDRLAAAQYFAQLSYELAAEEQPAPELLRLLLNTLHLLCKGTKPLVQIKAVFELRALSISGYMPNILACANCGTYETPVMYFDVDGGCIYCEHCPKAGAVAVPKTVMTAVRYICLTEPGRIFGFALSPEQMALLGQVTEQYTLRRLDRRFTTLEFYKSLQAGDATT; the protein is encoded by the coding sequence ATGAACAGTACCACCAAAGGGTTAGTGATACGGGAGCAGACCACCGGGGAGAATGATCGCCTGGTGACTTTGCTGACGGCGGATCACGGGCTGGTGCGTGCGTTTGTGCGAGGCGGCAAGCAGCTGAAGAATCGGCGTGCGGCTGCCACCTCCCTTTTTTGCTATGGCGAGTTTGCCCTGTACCGTGGGCGCGACGCTTATACGGTAGACAGTGCGGCACCCATTGAGGTGTTTTTTGGCTTGCGGCAGGATATTGATCGGCTGGCAGCTGCCCAATATTTTGCCCAGCTTAGCTACGAATTGGCGGCGGAGGAACAACCGGCGCCGGAATTGTTGCGCCTGCTGCTGAACACCCTGCACCTATTGTGCAAGGGTACCAAGCCGCTGGTGCAGATTAAGGCGGTGTTTGAGCTGCGCGCCCTGTCCATCTCCGGTTATATGCCCAATATTTTGGCCTGCGCCAACTGCGGGACGTATGAAACACCGGTGATGTACTTTGATGTGGACGGGGGCTGCATTTACTGTGAGCATTGCCCCAAGGCAGGCGCCGTGGCGGTACCCAAGACGGTGATGACCGCCGTGCGCTACATTTGCCTGACGGAGCCGGGGCGTATTTTTGGCTTTGCTCTGTCGCCGGAGCAAATGGCACTGCTGGGCCAAGTGACGGAGCAGTACACCCTGCGGCGGCTGGACCGGCGCTTTACCACACTGGAATTCTACAAGTCCCTGCAAGCCGGGGACGCGACTACATAG
- a CDS encoding endonuclease MutS2, with protein sequence MDKNLQTLELDKVLALLAEQTTCDDAKEAALALRPAADPGEIALLLDQTEDAFSMLARFGAPSFGGLHNVNGPLQRAAAGGCLNMTELLQVGDTLRALRILDDWHGHLAGTSSSLNFFFDGITVNKYLENRIFTCIVSPEEMADKASEELYDIRRKIKAKAAAIRQRLDGMIHSTHYQKFLQEPIVTQRGGRFVVPVKAEHRGEVPGLVHDTSSSGATVFIEPAAVVDANNDIKVLEGREREEVQRILFELSAEAGTFAESVRHSYDSAVRLNLIFAKAHLAYQMKAARPQLNIDGITDLKNARHPLIDKERVVPVHITLGTDYDTLVITGPNTGGKTVTLKTLGLLTAMVGCGLLIPVSDGSKLALYRQILVDIGDEQSIAQNLSTFSSHMVNIIDIMGKADKDSLVLIDELGAGTDPIEGAALAVSVIEYLRQKGAHIAATTHYAELKAYALDTPGVSNGCCEFDVETLRPTYRLLIGVPGRSNAFAITEHLGMDPAVVRAAKEIVGSENRQFESVLENLESARKALDEERAAASKERQEAERLAAKAREEKSKIDTLRDRELDKAKREAQRLVDAAKRTSSDFLLQLEQLKKEQTATNATELARKTRREIKNRLGELDDIVNPNRLNTDWDTDYKLPRPLQVGDHVLIKGIGEGDVLELGSKILVSSGMLKTRVKPTDLRLLPHKKKAPITGQRTLRRTTSRADADVKTELDLRGQTVEEALGNLGLFIDKCVLNNISEVRIIHGKGTGALRTAVQEELRHHPNVAEYRLGVYGEGENGVTIAKLK encoded by the coding sequence ATGGATAAGAATTTGCAAACCTTGGAACTGGATAAGGTGCTTGCCCTTTTGGCGGAACAGACTACCTGTGACGACGCCAAAGAGGCGGCATTGGCGCTGCGCCCTGCGGCAGACCCGGGGGAGATTGCTCTCCTGCTGGATCAGACGGAGGACGCTTTTTCTATGCTGGCCCGGTTCGGCGCGCCGTCTTTTGGCGGGCTGCATAATGTAAATGGTCCGTTGCAGCGGGCGGCAGCCGGCGGGTGCCTGAATATGACGGAGTTGCTGCAGGTGGGCGACACCCTGCGGGCGCTGCGCATTCTGGACGACTGGCACGGCCATTTGGCGGGTACAAGCTCGTCCCTGAATTTCTTTTTTGACGGCATTACGGTAAACAAATATTTGGAGAACCGGATCTTTACCTGCATTGTCAGTCCGGAGGAAATGGCGGACAAGGCCTCGGAAGAACTTTACGACATTCGTCGGAAGATTAAGGCCAAGGCGGCGGCCATTCGGCAACGGCTGGACGGTATGATCCACTCCACCCATTACCAAAAATTCTTGCAAGAGCCCATCGTCACCCAGCGTGGCGGGCGCTTTGTAGTGCCGGTAAAGGCGGAGCACCGGGGCGAGGTGCCCGGTCTGGTGCATGACACCTCCTCCAGCGGCGCTACGGTGTTTATCGAGCCGGCGGCGGTGGTGGACGCCAACAATGACATTAAGGTGTTAGAGGGCCGGGAGCGGGAAGAGGTGCAGCGCATTCTCTTTGAACTGTCTGCAGAGGCAGGCACTTTTGCAGAGAGCGTGCGCCACAGTTATGACAGTGCTGTGCGGCTGAACCTGATCTTTGCCAAGGCGCACTTGGCATACCAAATGAAAGCTGCTCGTCCCCAGCTGAATATTGATGGTATAACGGATCTGAAAAATGCCCGCCATCCGCTGATTGATAAAGAGCGGGTGGTGCCGGTGCATATTACCCTGGGTACGGACTATGATACTTTGGTGATCACCGGCCCCAATACCGGCGGCAAGACGGTGACCTTAAAGACCCTGGGTCTGCTGACGGCGATGGTGGGCTGCGGGTTGTTGATCCCGGTATCAGACGGCAGCAAACTGGCGCTGTACCGTCAAATCTTGGTGGATATCGGAGATGAACAGAGCATTGCCCAAAACCTGTCCACTTTCTCCTCTCATATGGTGAATATTATTGATATTATGGGAAAGGCGGACAAAGACTCCCTGGTGCTGATCGACGAGTTGGGCGCCGGGACGGATCCCATCGAGGGCGCGGCGCTGGCAGTGTCTGTCATTGAATATCTGCGCCAAAAGGGAGCGCACATTGCCGCCACCACCCATTATGCGGAGCTGAAAGCCTATGCGCTGGATACGCCCGGGGTCAGTAACGGCTGCTGCGAGTTTGATGTGGAGACCCTGCGGCCGACCTATCGGCTGCTGATCGGCGTGCCCGGTCGGTCCAACGCCTTTGCCATTACGGAGCACCTGGGCATGGATCCGGCGGTGGTGCGGGCAGCTAAGGAGATTGTCGGCTCGGAGAACCGGCAGTTTGAGTCTGTGTTGGAGAACCTGGAGAGCGCTCGAAAGGCACTGGACGAGGAGCGGGCAGCGGCGTCCAAGGAACGGCAAGAGGCGGAGCGGCTGGCTGCCAAGGCCAGAGAAGAAAAGTCCAAGATCGACACCCTGCGGGATCGAGAACTGGACAAGGCTAAGCGAGAGGCACAGCGGCTGGTAGATGCTGCCAAACGCACATCTTCGGATTTCCTGCTCCAGCTGGAGCAGTTGAAGAAAGAGCAGACTGCCACCAACGCCACGGAATTGGCTCGCAAGACCAGGCGGGAGATCAAAAATCGCTTGGGTGAGTTGGACGATATTGTGAACCCCAACCGGCTGAACACCGATTGGGATACGGATTATAAGTTGCCCCGCCCCTTGCAGGTAGGGGACCATGTGCTCATCAAGGGCATTGGTGAGGGCGACGTGCTGGAACTGGGCAGCAAGATCTTGGTTTCCTCCGGTATGCTGAAAACGCGGGTCAAGCCGACGGATCTGCGCCTGCTGCCGCACAAGAAGAAAGCGCCGATCACCGGCCAGCGCACCCTGCGGCGCACCACCTCCCGGGCAGACGCGGATGTAAAAACCGAGCTGGATCTGCGAGGCCAAACGGTAGAGGAAGCCCTGGGCAACCTGGGTCTGTTTATTGATAAGTGCGTGCTCAATAACATATCCGAGGTGCGCATTATCCACGGCAAAGGAACCGGCGCGCTGCGTACCGCCGTACAGGAAGAACTGCGCCACCACCCCAATGTGGCCGAGTATCGGCTGGGGGTGTACGGCGAGGGCGAGAACGGCGTGACCATTGCCAAGCTCAAGTAG
- a CDS encoding PhoH family protein produces MTEQVITFEAMEQAANLFGSFDENIKLLEREYGVTITCRGADLKVVGDAENVAAAARALNGLLTLINKGEQLTEQNVRYVISLVGEGNEDVLSFMTTDSVCVTAKGRPVKPKTVGQKRYCESIAKNTITFGVGPAGTGKTYLAVAMAVTAFRAKEVNRIILTRPAVEAGEKLGFLPGDLQSKVDPYLRPLYDALFDMLGAESFQRYQERGAIEVAPLAYMRGRTLDDSFIILDEAQNTTPEQMKMFLTRLGFNSKMVVTGDITQIDLPEGKRSGLVKVMDILKHVDDIEIHKFSQKDVVRHRLVQDIIRAYEKYEEKNK; encoded by the coding sequence ATGACAGAACAGGTAATCACCTTTGAAGCGATGGAACAGGCAGCGAACCTGTTTGGCAGCTTCGATGAAAACATAAAGCTATTGGAGCGGGAGTACGGCGTGACCATCACCTGCCGCGGTGCAGACCTGAAGGTGGTGGGGGACGCAGAGAATGTGGCCGCCGCTGCCCGGGCGCTGAACGGACTGCTGACTCTAATTAACAAAGGCGAGCAGCTGACGGAGCAGAATGTGCGCTATGTGATCTCGCTGGTGGGCGAGGGCAACGAGGATGTGCTCTCCTTCATGACCACGGACTCGGTGTGCGTGACGGCCAAGGGTCGCCCGGTGAAGCCAAAGACCGTGGGCCAAAAGCGGTACTGCGAGTCCATCGCCAAAAACACCATCACCTTTGGCGTGGGCCCGGCCGGTACCGGTAAGACTTACCTGGCTGTGGCAATGGCGGTCACCGCCTTTCGTGCCAAAGAGGTGAACCGGATCATTTTGACCCGCCCGGCGGTGGAAGCGGGGGAGAAGTTGGGCTTCCTGCCCGGCGACCTGCAAAGTAAGGTAGACCCGTACCTGCGCCCGTTATATGACGCGCTGTTTGATATGCTGGGGGCTGAGAGTTTTCAGCGCTACCAGGAGCGAGGCGCTATCGAGGTGGCACCGCTGGCCTATATGCGTGGGCGTACCTTGGATGACAGTTTTATTATCCTGGATGAGGCCCAAAACACCACGCCGGAGCAGATGAAAATGTTTTTGACCCGCCTGGGGTTCAACTCCAAAATGGTGGTCACCGGCGACATTACCCAGATTGACCTGCCGGAGGGCAAGCGCTCCGGGCTGGTGAAGGTGATGGACATTCTAAAGCATGTAGATGATATTGAAATTCATAAATTCAGCCAGAAGGATGTGGTGCGCCACCGGTTGGTGCAGGACATTATTCGGGCGTATGAAAAATATGAGGAGAAAAACAAGTAA
- a CDS encoding hemolysin family protein translates to MGGNSLIDRLFKRESTTKEEIRQLVDEDQAKGELEASQREMIHNIFDFDRLCAEDIMTHRTEIEAVEETATIGYAAAFALEAGCSRIPVFHEDLDNVQGILYVKDLLPFVGKPVPAGTRLTDYVREPLFVPESIPCGKLFATMTDKRIQMAIVVDEYGGTAGLVTMEDILESIVGNIMDEYDEEEADVIQTGEHTFTFDGSVDMNDAEKALGVPLPEGDYDTLAGFLISRLGYLPTGKETQPVTVDYENVHFTVCGVEERRIERIKAEVKV, encoded by the coding sequence ATGGGCGGGAACAGCCTGATTGACCGATTATTTAAGCGAGAGAGCACAACGAAAGAGGAAATTCGCCAGCTGGTGGACGAGGACCAGGCCAAAGGAGAACTGGAAGCGTCTCAGCGGGAAATGATCCACAATATCTTTGATTTTGACCGGCTTTGTGCGGAGGATATTATGACCCATCGCACAGAGATTGAGGCAGTGGAGGAGACGGCCACCATCGGTTATGCCGCTGCCTTTGCATTGGAGGCAGGGTGTTCCCGGATTCCTGTATTTCACGAGGATCTGGATAATGTGCAGGGCATTCTCTATGTAAAAGACCTGCTGCCCTTTGTGGGTAAGCCTGTGCCGGCGGGCACCCGGCTGACGGACTATGTGCGGGAGCCGCTGTTTGTACCGGAGAGTATTCCCTGCGGCAAGCTGTTCGCCACTATGACGGACAAGCGTATCCAGATGGCCATTGTGGTGGATGAATATGGCGGTACTGCCGGGCTGGTGACCATGGAGGATATTCTGGAGAGCATTGTGGGCAATATTATGGACGAGTACGACGAGGAAGAGGCGGATGTAATCCAAACCGGGGAGCACACCTTCACCTTTGATGGCTCGGTAGATATGAATGACGCGGAAAAGGCGCTGGGCGTGCCCTTGCCGGAGGGGGATTATGACACGCTGGCAGGCTTTTTGATCAGCCGCCTGGGCTATCTTCCCACCGGCAAGGAGACCCAGCCGGTAACGGTGGATTATGAGAATGTGCACTTTACCGTTTGCGGGGTAGAGGAGCGCAGAATTGAACGGATAAAGGCAGAAGTTAAAGTATGA
- a CDS encoding mechanosensitive ion channel family protein: MLTIAIPQFVENLRKNIQGVETTEELLIRTLIAVGSVVVLLLLRNIISGGILTVIGKTFCRRKPRVQSLIKDGLKKPLAFSLVLAGIALGLQIIAPSGELHKIGLFLIKAGGIVCACWGGVRLLNGELDNYTFDTAAGEDKTRLTAFRFISNVAKIVIICIGALLVLELLGYSATRIFAALGIGGVAVAFACKDAVENLISGFIIVFNKPFRVGDFIAVGELSGTVEDIAVRSTTLRALDGSRYVLPNTALTNQSIINYADMEKRLIDQTFTLHYKHSRTDLERFEQDLRALLQADPAVVQDDIRTDFVNYGAHGMDVQVYYYVIAPTVVELGQIKNRLNLQIKELLDKEGFELAYNSATVYLEQETEGKDQ; encoded by the coding sequence ATGCTGACCATCGCAATACCGCAGTTCGTAGAGAACCTGCGCAAAAACATACAAGGAGTAGAAACCACTGAAGAACTGCTGATCCGCACGCTGATCGCTGTGGGGAGCGTTGTGGTGCTGCTTCTGTTACGAAATATCATTTCCGGGGGAATACTCACCGTTATTGGCAAGACCTTTTGCCGCCGCAAACCCCGGGTGCAATCCCTGATTAAAGACGGACTGAAAAAGCCCCTGGCCTTTTCCTTGGTACTGGCCGGCATTGCCCTGGGTCTGCAAATCATCGCCCCCTCCGGAGAGCTGCATAAGATCGGCCTGTTTCTCATTAAGGCCGGCGGCATTGTGTGCGCCTGCTGGGGCGGCGTGCGCCTACTGAACGGCGAGCTGGACAACTATACCTTTGACACGGCAGCCGGCGAGGACAAAACCCGGCTGACCGCCTTTCGCTTTATCTCCAATGTAGCCAAGATCGTGATCATCTGCATCGGCGCACTGCTGGTGCTGGAACTGCTGGGCTACTCCGCCACACGCATTTTTGCCGCTTTAGGCATCGGCGGCGTGGCTGTGGCCTTTGCCTGTAAAGATGCGGTGGAGAACCTGATCTCCGGCTTTATCATTGTATTTAACAAGCCGTTTCGCGTGGGGGACTTTATCGCCGTTGGAGAATTAAGCGGTACGGTGGAGGACATTGCCGTGCGCTCCACCACCCTGCGAGCGCTGGACGGCAGCCGTTATGTGCTGCCCAATACAGCCCTGACCAATCAGAGCATTATTAACTATGCGGATATGGAAAAGCGACTGATCGACCAAACTTTCACTTTGCATTATAAACACAGCCGCACGGACTTAGAGCGGTTTGAGCAGGATCTGCGAGCACTGTTGCAGGCCGATCCGGCAGTCGTACAGGATGATATTCGAACAGATTTTGTGAATTACGGTGCCCACGGCATGGATGTGCAGGTGTACTATTATGTGATCGCCCCCACCGTAGTGGAGCTGGGGCAAATCAAAAATCGTTTGAACCTGCAAATCAAAGAGCTTCTCGACAAAGAGGGCTTTGAACTGGCATACAATTCTGCCACTGTTTACTTGGAGCAAGAGACGGAGGGCAAGGATCAATGA
- the rplC gene encoding 50S ribosomal protein L3, with the protein MKKGLIGKKIGMTQVFDAQGHAIPVTVVEAGPCTITQKKTMENDGYEAIQVGFGDVKITRVNKPMKGHFDKADVAPKKTLKEFRLDDISAMNVGDILKADIFAPGEKIDVKGTSKGKGTAGAIKRWNFSRLRMSHGTGPNARHAGSLGACSSPSRVFKGKKMAGHLGHETVTVQNLEVVKVDAENNLIAIKGAVPGPKGGIVVIADAVKA; encoded by the coding sequence ATGAAGAAAGGTCTTATCGGTAAGAAAATCGGCATGACCCAGGTCTTCGACGCACAGGGTCATGCAATCCCTGTAACCGTTGTGGAGGCCGGTCCTTGCACGATTACCCAGAAGAAGACAATGGAGAACGACGGCTATGAGGCCATTCAGGTTGGCTTTGGCGATGTGAAGATCACACGCGTCAACAAACCGATGAAAGGTCATTTTGACAAAGCCGATGTGGCTCCCAAGAAGACACTGAAGGAATTTCGTCTGGACGACATTTCCGCAATGAATGTAGGTGACATCCTGAAGGCCGATATTTTCGCTCCCGGCGAAAAGATCGATGTGAAGGGCACCAGCAAGGGTAAGGGCACCGCAGGCGCCATTAAGCGCTGGAACTTCTCTCGTCTGAGAATGAGCCACGGTACCGGCCCCAACGCCCGTCACGCCGGTTCTTTGGGTGCCTGCTCCAGTCCTTCTCGCGTATTTAAGGGCAAGAAGATGGCAGGTCACCTGGGTCACGAGACCGTAACCGTTCAAAACCTCGAGGTTGTTAAGGTGGATGCCGAGAATAACCTCATCGCCATCAAGGGCGCCGTTCCCGGCCCCAAGGGCGGCATTGTTGTCATCGCTGACGCAGTGAAAGCTTAA